Proteins found in one Anabas testudineus chromosome 1, fAnaTes1.2, whole genome shotgun sequence genomic segment:
- the LOC113162481 gene encoding transportin-2 isoform X3 gives MEWQPDEQGLQQVLQLLKDSQSPDTATQRAVQEKLEQLNQFPDFNNYLIFVLTSLKSEDEPTRSLSGLILKNNVKAHYQNFPPNVADFIKRECLNNIGDPSPLIRATIGILITTIASKGELQTWPELLPQLCNLLNSEDYNTCEGSFGALQKICEDSSELLDSDALNRPLNIMIPKFLQFFKHCSPKIRSHAIACVNQFIIGRAQALMDNIDTFIESLFALAGDEDSEVRKNVCRALVMLLEVRIDRLIPHMHSIIQYMLQRTQDPDENVALEACEFWLTLAEQPICKEALSGHLVQLIPILVNGMKYSEIDIILLKGDVEEDETIPDSEQDIKPRFHKSRTVTLQHEGGEGEEGEDIDEDEDDDDDTLSDWNLRKCSAAALDVLANVFREELLPHLLPLLKGLLFHPDWVIKESGILVLGAIAEGCMQGMVPYLPELIPHLIQCLCDKKALVRSIACWTLSRYAHWVVSQPPDAHLKPLMTELLKRILDGNKRVQEAACSAFATLEEEACTELVPYLSFILDTLVFAFGKYQHKNLLILYDAIGTLADSVGHHLNQPEYIQKLMPPLIAKWNELKDEDKDLFPLLECLSSVATALQSGFLPYCEPVYQRCVTLVQKTLAQAMMYSQQPDQYEAPDKDFMIVALDLLSGLAEGLGGHVDTLVARSNIMTLLFQCMQSQDTMPEVRQSSFALLGDLTKACFPHVKPCIAEFMPILGTNLNPEFISVCNNATWAIGEICMQMGVEMQPYIAMVLSQLVEIINRPNTPKTLLENTAITIGRLGYVCPQEVAPMLPQFIRPWCTSLRNIRDNEEKDSAFRGICIMIGVNPGGVVQDFIFFCDAVASWVNPKDDLRDMFYKILHGFKEQVGEENWQQFSEQFPPLLKERLAACYGV, from the exons ATGGAGTGGCAGCCAGATGAACAGGGTCTGCAGCAAGTGCTCCAGCTACTCAAGGACTCCCAGTCCCCAGACACTGCAACACAGAGGGCTGTGCAAGAA AAGCTGGAACAACTTAATCAGTTTCCAGATTTCAACAATTATCTCATCTTTGTCCTCACGAGCCTCAAATCTGAGG ACGAGCCTACTCGCTCGCTGAGCGGTCTGATACTGAAGAACAATGTAAAGGCTCACTACCAGAACTTTCCTCCCAATGTGGCGGACTTCATCAAACGAGAATGCCTCAACAACATCGGAGACCCTTCACCGCTTATCAGAGCTACGATTG GAATCCTGATCACGACCATAGCCTCTAAAGGAGAGCTGCAGACCTGGCCAGAACTGTTGCCCCAGCTCTGTAATCTGCTCAACTCGGAGGACTATAACACTTGCGAG GGTTCTTTTGGAGCACTACAGAAGATCTGCGAGGATTCGTCAGAGCTGTTGGATAGTGATGCGCTTAACAGGCCCCTCAACATCATGATCCCCAAATTCCTCCAGTTTTTCAAACACTGCAGCCCAAAGATCAG GTCCCATGCTATAGCATGTGTGAACCAGTTCATCATTGGCCGAGCGCAGGCTCTGATGGATAACATTGACACCTTCATTGAG AGTCTGTTTGCTCTGGCTGGTGATGAGGACAGTGAAGTGCGGAAGAACGTGTGCAGAGCCCTTGTCATGCTGCTAGAAGTCCGCATTGACCGCCTCatcccacacatgcacagcatcATCCAG TACATGTTACAGCGGACCCAGGACCCAGATGAGAATGTGGCTCTGGAGGCCTGTGAGTTCTGGCTGACTCTGGCTGAACAGCCCATCTGTAAAGAGGCCCTCTCTGGCCACTTGGTGCA ACTGATCCCTATCTTGGTGAATGGCATGAAATACTCTGAGATTGACATAATCCTTCTAAAG ggGGATGTTGAAGAGGATGAGACGATTCCAGATAGCGAGCAGGACATCAAGCCTCGCTTCCACAAGTCCCGCACGGTCACTCTGCAGCACGAGGGAGGGGAGGGCGAAGAGGGGGAGGACATcgatgaagatgaggatgatgatgatgatacgCTGTCTGACTGGAACCTAC GGAAgtgttcagcagcagctcttgATGTTCTTGCCAACGTGTTTCGTGAAGAGTTGCTTCCCCATCTTCTGCCCCTGCTCAAAGGCCTGCTTTTCCACCCTGACTGGGTTATCAAGGAGTCTGGCATCCTGGTCCTGGGGGCTATTGCTGAGG GCTGTATGCAAGGCATGGTACCTTACTTGCCTGAGCTCATCCCTCATCTCATCCAGTGTTTGTGCGACAAGAAGGCACTGGTCCGCTCTATCGCCTGCTGGACCCTCAGCCGCTATGCCCACTGGGTGGTAAGCCAGCCCCCTGATGCTCACCTCAAACCCCTCATGACTGAGCTGCTAAAACGCATCCTGGATGGTAATAAGAGGGTCCAAGAGGCAGCGTGCAG CGCTTTTGCCacactggaggaggaggcaTGTACAGAGCTGGTGCCTTATCTGAGCTTCATCCTCGACACACTGGTTTTTGCTTTCGGGAAGTATCAGCATAAGAACTTGCTCATCCTTTACGATGCCATAGGAACACTGGCAGACTCTGTGGGACACCATCTCAACCAGCCT GAGTACATACAGAAACTGATGCCTCCGCTGATAGCCAAGTGGAATGAGCTGAAGGATGAAGACAAAGATCTCTTCCCTCTGCTCGAGTGTCTGTCGTCTGTTGCCACGGCGCTGCAGAGCGGCTTCCTGCCCTACTGCGAGCCAGTCTACCAGCGCTGCGTCACTCTGGTCCAGAAGACACTGGCTCAGGCCATG ATGTACAGTCAGCAGCCAGACCAGTATGAAGCACCTGACAAGGACTTTATGATTGTGGCCCTGGATCTTCTGAGTGGCTTGGCTGAGGGACTTGGGGGCCATGTGGACACTCTCGTGGCTCGCAGTAACATTATGACTCTGCTTTTCCAGTGCATGCAG tcCCAGGATACGATGCCCGAAGTAAGACAGAGTTCATTTGCTCTACTTGGTGACTTGACCAAGGCTTGCTTCCCTCATGTCAAACCATGTATTG CTGAATTCATGCCAATCCTTGGGACAAATCTGAACCCGGAGTTCATTTCTGTCTGCAACAATGCTACCTGGGCCATAGGAGAGATTTGTATGCAGATGG GAGTGGAGATGCAGCCTTACATCGCTATGGTTCTGAGCCAGCTGGTTGAGATTATTAATCGACCCAACACCCCCAAAACTCTGCTGGAGAACACCG CCATCACCATAGGTCGTCTGGGATACGTGTGTCCCCAGGAGGTCGCTCCGATGCTGCCACAGTTTATCCGACCTTG GTGTACGTCTTTACGGAACATTCGTGACAACGAAGAGAAAGACTCTGCTTTCCGTGGGATTTGCATAATGATTGGTGTTAACCCAGGAGGTGTTGTGCAG gACTTCATCTTCTTCTGTGATGCGGTGGCCTCCTGGGTGAATCCTAAAGACGATCTGAGGGACATGTTCTACAAG ATCCTGCATGGTTTTAAGGAGCAGGTTGGGGAGGAGAACTGGCAGCAGTTCTCAGAGCAGTTCCCCCCACTGCTGAAGGAGAGACTGGCAGCCTGTTACGGAGTTTAG
- the LOC113162481 gene encoding transportin-2 isoform X2 translates to MEWQPDEQGLQQVLQLLKDSQSPDTATQRAVQEKLEQLNQFPDFNNYLIFVLTSLKSEDEPTRSLSGLILKNNVKAHYQNFPPNVADFIKRECLNNIGDPSPLIRATIGILITTIASKGELQTWPELLPQLCNLLNSEDYNTCEGSFGALQKICEDSSELLDSDALNRPLNIMIPKFLQFFKHCSPKIRSHAIACVNQFIIGRAQALMDNIDTFIESLFALAGDEDSEVRKNVCRALVMLLEVRIDRLIPHMHSIIQYMLQRTQDPDENVALEACEFWLTLAEQPICKEALSGHLVQLIPILVNGMKYSEIDIILLKGDVEEDETIPDSEQDIKPRFHKSRTVTLQHEGGEGEEGEDIDEDEDDDDDTLSDWNLRKCSAAALDVLANVFREELLPHLLPLLKGLLFHPDWVIKESGILVLGAIAEGCMQGMVPYLPELIPHLIQCLCDKKALVRSIACWTLSRYAHWVVSQPPDAHLKPLMTELLKRILDGNKRVQEAACSAFATLEEEACTELVPYLSFILDTLVFAFGKYQHKNLLILYDAIGTLADSVGHHLNQPEYIQKLMPPLIAKWNELKDEDKDLFPLLECLSSVATALQSGFLPYCEPVYQRCVTLVQKTLAQAMMYSQQPDQYEAPDKDFMIVALDLLSGLAEGLGGHVDTLVARSNIMTLLFQCMQDTMPEVRQSSFALLGDLTKACFPHVKPCIAEFMPILGTNLNPEFISVCNNATWAIGEICMQMVSCEFSGVEMQPYIAMVLSQLVEIINRPNTPKTLLENTAITIGRLGYVCPQEVAPMLPQFIRPWCTSLRNIRDNEEKDSAFRGICIMIGVNPGGVVQDFIFFCDAVASWVNPKDDLRDMFYKILHGFKEQVGEENWQQFSEQFPPLLKERLAACYGV, encoded by the exons ATGGAGTGGCAGCCAGATGAACAGGGTCTGCAGCAAGTGCTCCAGCTACTCAAGGACTCCCAGTCCCCAGACACTGCAACACAGAGGGCTGTGCAAGAA AAGCTGGAACAACTTAATCAGTTTCCAGATTTCAACAATTATCTCATCTTTGTCCTCACGAGCCTCAAATCTGAGG ACGAGCCTACTCGCTCGCTGAGCGGTCTGATACTGAAGAACAATGTAAAGGCTCACTACCAGAACTTTCCTCCCAATGTGGCGGACTTCATCAAACGAGAATGCCTCAACAACATCGGAGACCCTTCACCGCTTATCAGAGCTACGATTG GAATCCTGATCACGACCATAGCCTCTAAAGGAGAGCTGCAGACCTGGCCAGAACTGTTGCCCCAGCTCTGTAATCTGCTCAACTCGGAGGACTATAACACTTGCGAG GGTTCTTTTGGAGCACTACAGAAGATCTGCGAGGATTCGTCAGAGCTGTTGGATAGTGATGCGCTTAACAGGCCCCTCAACATCATGATCCCCAAATTCCTCCAGTTTTTCAAACACTGCAGCCCAAAGATCAG GTCCCATGCTATAGCATGTGTGAACCAGTTCATCATTGGCCGAGCGCAGGCTCTGATGGATAACATTGACACCTTCATTGAG AGTCTGTTTGCTCTGGCTGGTGATGAGGACAGTGAAGTGCGGAAGAACGTGTGCAGAGCCCTTGTCATGCTGCTAGAAGTCCGCATTGACCGCCTCatcccacacatgcacagcatcATCCAG TACATGTTACAGCGGACCCAGGACCCAGATGAGAATGTGGCTCTGGAGGCCTGTGAGTTCTGGCTGACTCTGGCTGAACAGCCCATCTGTAAAGAGGCCCTCTCTGGCCACTTGGTGCA ACTGATCCCTATCTTGGTGAATGGCATGAAATACTCTGAGATTGACATAATCCTTCTAAAG ggGGATGTTGAAGAGGATGAGACGATTCCAGATAGCGAGCAGGACATCAAGCCTCGCTTCCACAAGTCCCGCACGGTCACTCTGCAGCACGAGGGAGGGGAGGGCGAAGAGGGGGAGGACATcgatgaagatgaggatgatgatgatgatacgCTGTCTGACTGGAACCTAC GGAAgtgttcagcagcagctcttgATGTTCTTGCCAACGTGTTTCGTGAAGAGTTGCTTCCCCATCTTCTGCCCCTGCTCAAAGGCCTGCTTTTCCACCCTGACTGGGTTATCAAGGAGTCTGGCATCCTGGTCCTGGGGGCTATTGCTGAGG GCTGTATGCAAGGCATGGTACCTTACTTGCCTGAGCTCATCCCTCATCTCATCCAGTGTTTGTGCGACAAGAAGGCACTGGTCCGCTCTATCGCCTGCTGGACCCTCAGCCGCTATGCCCACTGGGTGGTAAGCCAGCCCCCTGATGCTCACCTCAAACCCCTCATGACTGAGCTGCTAAAACGCATCCTGGATGGTAATAAGAGGGTCCAAGAGGCAGCGTGCAG CGCTTTTGCCacactggaggaggaggcaTGTACAGAGCTGGTGCCTTATCTGAGCTTCATCCTCGACACACTGGTTTTTGCTTTCGGGAAGTATCAGCATAAGAACTTGCTCATCCTTTACGATGCCATAGGAACACTGGCAGACTCTGTGGGACACCATCTCAACCAGCCT GAGTACATACAGAAACTGATGCCTCCGCTGATAGCCAAGTGGAATGAGCTGAAGGATGAAGACAAAGATCTCTTCCCTCTGCTCGAGTGTCTGTCGTCTGTTGCCACGGCGCTGCAGAGCGGCTTCCTGCCCTACTGCGAGCCAGTCTACCAGCGCTGCGTCACTCTGGTCCAGAAGACACTGGCTCAGGCCATG ATGTACAGTCAGCAGCCAGACCAGTATGAAGCACCTGACAAGGACTTTATGATTGTGGCCCTGGATCTTCTGAGTGGCTTGGCTGAGGGACTTGGGGGCCATGTGGACACTCTCGTGGCTCGCAGTAACATTATGACTCTGCTTTTCCAGTGCATGCAG GATACGATGCCCGAAGTAAGACAGAGTTCATTTGCTCTACTTGGTGACTTGACCAAGGCTTGCTTCCCTCATGTCAAACCATGTATTG CTGAATTCATGCCAATCCTTGGGACAAATCTGAACCCGGAGTTCATTTCTGTCTGCAACAATGCTACCTGGGCCATAGGAGAGATTTGTATGCAGATGG TGTCATGTGAATTTTCAGGAGTGGAGATGCAGCCTTACATCGCTATGGTTCTGAGCCAGCTGGTTGAGATTATTAATCGACCCAACACCCCCAAAACTCTGCTGGAGAACACCG CCATCACCATAGGTCGTCTGGGATACGTGTGTCCCCAGGAGGTCGCTCCGATGCTGCCACAGTTTATCCGACCTTG GTGTACGTCTTTACGGAACATTCGTGACAACGAAGAGAAAGACTCTGCTTTCCGTGGGATTTGCATAATGATTGGTGTTAACCCAGGAGGTGTTGTGCAG gACTTCATCTTCTTCTGTGATGCGGTGGCCTCCTGGGTGAATCCTAAAGACGATCTGAGGGACATGTTCTACAAG ATCCTGCATGGTTTTAAGGAGCAGGTTGGGGAGGAGAACTGGCAGCAGTTCTCAGAGCAGTTCCCCCCACTGCTGAAGGAGAGACTGGCAGCCTGTTACGGAGTTTAG
- the LOC113162481 gene encoding transportin-2 isoform X4 produces the protein MEWQPDEQGLQQVLQLLKDSQSPDTATQRAVQEKLEQLNQFPDFNNYLIFVLTSLKSEDEPTRSLSGLILKNNVKAHYQNFPPNVADFIKRECLNNIGDPSPLIRATIGILITTIASKGELQTWPELLPQLCNLLNSEDYNTCEGSFGALQKICEDSSELLDSDALNRPLNIMIPKFLQFFKHCSPKIRSHAIACVNQFIIGRAQALMDNIDTFIESLFALAGDEDSEVRKNVCRALVMLLEVRIDRLIPHMHSIIQYMLQRTQDPDENVALEACEFWLTLAEQPICKEALSGHLVQLIPILVNGMKYSEIDIILLKGDVEEDETIPDSEQDIKPRFHKSRTVTLQHEGGEGEEGEDIDEDEDDDDDTLSDWNLRKCSAAALDVLANVFREELLPHLLPLLKGLLFHPDWVIKESGILVLGAIAEGCMQGMVPYLPELIPHLIQCLCDKKALVRSIACWTLSRYAHWVVSQPPDAHLKPLMTELLKRILDGNKRVQEAACSAFATLEEEACTELVPYLSFILDTLVFAFGKYQHKNLLILYDAIGTLADSVGHHLNQPEYIQKLMPPLIAKWNELKDEDKDLFPLLECLSSVATALQSGFLPYCEPVYQRCVTLVQKTLAQAMMYSQQPDQYEAPDKDFMIVALDLLSGLAEGLGGHVDTLVARSNIMTLLFQCMQDTMPEVRQSSFALLGDLTKACFPHVKPCIAEFMPILGTNLNPEFISVCNNATWAIGEICMQMGVEMQPYIAMVLSQLVEIINRPNTPKTLLENTAITIGRLGYVCPQEVAPMLPQFIRPWCTSLRNIRDNEEKDSAFRGICIMIGVNPGGVVQDFIFFCDAVASWVNPKDDLRDMFYKILHGFKEQVGEENWQQFSEQFPPLLKERLAACYGV, from the exons ATGGAGTGGCAGCCAGATGAACAGGGTCTGCAGCAAGTGCTCCAGCTACTCAAGGACTCCCAGTCCCCAGACACTGCAACACAGAGGGCTGTGCAAGAA AAGCTGGAACAACTTAATCAGTTTCCAGATTTCAACAATTATCTCATCTTTGTCCTCACGAGCCTCAAATCTGAGG ACGAGCCTACTCGCTCGCTGAGCGGTCTGATACTGAAGAACAATGTAAAGGCTCACTACCAGAACTTTCCTCCCAATGTGGCGGACTTCATCAAACGAGAATGCCTCAACAACATCGGAGACCCTTCACCGCTTATCAGAGCTACGATTG GAATCCTGATCACGACCATAGCCTCTAAAGGAGAGCTGCAGACCTGGCCAGAACTGTTGCCCCAGCTCTGTAATCTGCTCAACTCGGAGGACTATAACACTTGCGAG GGTTCTTTTGGAGCACTACAGAAGATCTGCGAGGATTCGTCAGAGCTGTTGGATAGTGATGCGCTTAACAGGCCCCTCAACATCATGATCCCCAAATTCCTCCAGTTTTTCAAACACTGCAGCCCAAAGATCAG GTCCCATGCTATAGCATGTGTGAACCAGTTCATCATTGGCCGAGCGCAGGCTCTGATGGATAACATTGACACCTTCATTGAG AGTCTGTTTGCTCTGGCTGGTGATGAGGACAGTGAAGTGCGGAAGAACGTGTGCAGAGCCCTTGTCATGCTGCTAGAAGTCCGCATTGACCGCCTCatcccacacatgcacagcatcATCCAG TACATGTTACAGCGGACCCAGGACCCAGATGAGAATGTGGCTCTGGAGGCCTGTGAGTTCTGGCTGACTCTGGCTGAACAGCCCATCTGTAAAGAGGCCCTCTCTGGCCACTTGGTGCA ACTGATCCCTATCTTGGTGAATGGCATGAAATACTCTGAGATTGACATAATCCTTCTAAAG ggGGATGTTGAAGAGGATGAGACGATTCCAGATAGCGAGCAGGACATCAAGCCTCGCTTCCACAAGTCCCGCACGGTCACTCTGCAGCACGAGGGAGGGGAGGGCGAAGAGGGGGAGGACATcgatgaagatgaggatgatgatgatgatacgCTGTCTGACTGGAACCTAC GGAAgtgttcagcagcagctcttgATGTTCTTGCCAACGTGTTTCGTGAAGAGTTGCTTCCCCATCTTCTGCCCCTGCTCAAAGGCCTGCTTTTCCACCCTGACTGGGTTATCAAGGAGTCTGGCATCCTGGTCCTGGGGGCTATTGCTGAGG GCTGTATGCAAGGCATGGTACCTTACTTGCCTGAGCTCATCCCTCATCTCATCCAGTGTTTGTGCGACAAGAAGGCACTGGTCCGCTCTATCGCCTGCTGGACCCTCAGCCGCTATGCCCACTGGGTGGTAAGCCAGCCCCCTGATGCTCACCTCAAACCCCTCATGACTGAGCTGCTAAAACGCATCCTGGATGGTAATAAGAGGGTCCAAGAGGCAGCGTGCAG CGCTTTTGCCacactggaggaggaggcaTGTACAGAGCTGGTGCCTTATCTGAGCTTCATCCTCGACACACTGGTTTTTGCTTTCGGGAAGTATCAGCATAAGAACTTGCTCATCCTTTACGATGCCATAGGAACACTGGCAGACTCTGTGGGACACCATCTCAACCAGCCT GAGTACATACAGAAACTGATGCCTCCGCTGATAGCCAAGTGGAATGAGCTGAAGGATGAAGACAAAGATCTCTTCCCTCTGCTCGAGTGTCTGTCGTCTGTTGCCACGGCGCTGCAGAGCGGCTTCCTGCCCTACTGCGAGCCAGTCTACCAGCGCTGCGTCACTCTGGTCCAGAAGACACTGGCTCAGGCCATG ATGTACAGTCAGCAGCCAGACCAGTATGAAGCACCTGACAAGGACTTTATGATTGTGGCCCTGGATCTTCTGAGTGGCTTGGCTGAGGGACTTGGGGGCCATGTGGACACTCTCGTGGCTCGCAGTAACATTATGACTCTGCTTTTCCAGTGCATGCAG GATACGATGCCCGAAGTAAGACAGAGTTCATTTGCTCTACTTGGTGACTTGACCAAGGCTTGCTTCCCTCATGTCAAACCATGTATTG CTGAATTCATGCCAATCCTTGGGACAAATCTGAACCCGGAGTTCATTTCTGTCTGCAACAATGCTACCTGGGCCATAGGAGAGATTTGTATGCAGATGG GAGTGGAGATGCAGCCTTACATCGCTATGGTTCTGAGCCAGCTGGTTGAGATTATTAATCGACCCAACACCCCCAAAACTCTGCTGGAGAACACCG CCATCACCATAGGTCGTCTGGGATACGTGTGTCCCCAGGAGGTCGCTCCGATGCTGCCACAGTTTATCCGACCTTG GTGTACGTCTTTACGGAACATTCGTGACAACGAAGAGAAAGACTCTGCTTTCCGTGGGATTTGCATAATGATTGGTGTTAACCCAGGAGGTGTTGTGCAG gACTTCATCTTCTTCTGTGATGCGGTGGCCTCCTGGGTGAATCCTAAAGACGATCTGAGGGACATGTTCTACAAG ATCCTGCATGGTTTTAAGGAGCAGGTTGGGGAGGAGAACTGGCAGCAGTTCTCAGAGCAGTTCCCCCCACTGCTGAAGGAGAGACTGGCAGCCTGTTACGGAGTTTAG
- the LOC113162481 gene encoding transportin-2 isoform X1, which produces MEWQPDEQGLQQVLQLLKDSQSPDTATQRAVQEKLEQLNQFPDFNNYLIFVLTSLKSEDEPTRSLSGLILKNNVKAHYQNFPPNVADFIKRECLNNIGDPSPLIRATIGILITTIASKGELQTWPELLPQLCNLLNSEDYNTCEGSFGALQKICEDSSELLDSDALNRPLNIMIPKFLQFFKHCSPKIRSHAIACVNQFIIGRAQALMDNIDTFIESLFALAGDEDSEVRKNVCRALVMLLEVRIDRLIPHMHSIIQYMLQRTQDPDENVALEACEFWLTLAEQPICKEALSGHLVQLIPILVNGMKYSEIDIILLKGDVEEDETIPDSEQDIKPRFHKSRTVTLQHEGGEGEEGEDIDEDEDDDDDTLSDWNLRKCSAAALDVLANVFREELLPHLLPLLKGLLFHPDWVIKESGILVLGAIAEGCMQGMVPYLPELIPHLIQCLCDKKALVRSIACWTLSRYAHWVVSQPPDAHLKPLMTELLKRILDGNKRVQEAACSAFATLEEEACTELVPYLSFILDTLVFAFGKYQHKNLLILYDAIGTLADSVGHHLNQPEYIQKLMPPLIAKWNELKDEDKDLFPLLECLSSVATALQSGFLPYCEPVYQRCVTLVQKTLAQAMMYSQQPDQYEAPDKDFMIVALDLLSGLAEGLGGHVDTLVARSNIMTLLFQCMQSQDTMPEVRQSSFALLGDLTKACFPHVKPCIAEFMPILGTNLNPEFISVCNNATWAIGEICMQMVSCEFSGVEMQPYIAMVLSQLVEIINRPNTPKTLLENTAITIGRLGYVCPQEVAPMLPQFIRPWCTSLRNIRDNEEKDSAFRGICIMIGVNPGGVVQDFIFFCDAVASWVNPKDDLRDMFYKILHGFKEQVGEENWQQFSEQFPPLLKERLAACYGV; this is translated from the exons ATGGAGTGGCAGCCAGATGAACAGGGTCTGCAGCAAGTGCTCCAGCTACTCAAGGACTCCCAGTCCCCAGACACTGCAACACAGAGGGCTGTGCAAGAA AAGCTGGAACAACTTAATCAGTTTCCAGATTTCAACAATTATCTCATCTTTGTCCTCACGAGCCTCAAATCTGAGG ACGAGCCTACTCGCTCGCTGAGCGGTCTGATACTGAAGAACAATGTAAAGGCTCACTACCAGAACTTTCCTCCCAATGTGGCGGACTTCATCAAACGAGAATGCCTCAACAACATCGGAGACCCTTCACCGCTTATCAGAGCTACGATTG GAATCCTGATCACGACCATAGCCTCTAAAGGAGAGCTGCAGACCTGGCCAGAACTGTTGCCCCAGCTCTGTAATCTGCTCAACTCGGAGGACTATAACACTTGCGAG GGTTCTTTTGGAGCACTACAGAAGATCTGCGAGGATTCGTCAGAGCTGTTGGATAGTGATGCGCTTAACAGGCCCCTCAACATCATGATCCCCAAATTCCTCCAGTTTTTCAAACACTGCAGCCCAAAGATCAG GTCCCATGCTATAGCATGTGTGAACCAGTTCATCATTGGCCGAGCGCAGGCTCTGATGGATAACATTGACACCTTCATTGAG AGTCTGTTTGCTCTGGCTGGTGATGAGGACAGTGAAGTGCGGAAGAACGTGTGCAGAGCCCTTGTCATGCTGCTAGAAGTCCGCATTGACCGCCTCatcccacacatgcacagcatcATCCAG TACATGTTACAGCGGACCCAGGACCCAGATGAGAATGTGGCTCTGGAGGCCTGTGAGTTCTGGCTGACTCTGGCTGAACAGCCCATCTGTAAAGAGGCCCTCTCTGGCCACTTGGTGCA ACTGATCCCTATCTTGGTGAATGGCATGAAATACTCTGAGATTGACATAATCCTTCTAAAG ggGGATGTTGAAGAGGATGAGACGATTCCAGATAGCGAGCAGGACATCAAGCCTCGCTTCCACAAGTCCCGCACGGTCACTCTGCAGCACGAGGGAGGGGAGGGCGAAGAGGGGGAGGACATcgatgaagatgaggatgatgatgatgatacgCTGTCTGACTGGAACCTAC GGAAgtgttcagcagcagctcttgATGTTCTTGCCAACGTGTTTCGTGAAGAGTTGCTTCCCCATCTTCTGCCCCTGCTCAAAGGCCTGCTTTTCCACCCTGACTGGGTTATCAAGGAGTCTGGCATCCTGGTCCTGGGGGCTATTGCTGAGG GCTGTATGCAAGGCATGGTACCTTACTTGCCTGAGCTCATCCCTCATCTCATCCAGTGTTTGTGCGACAAGAAGGCACTGGTCCGCTCTATCGCCTGCTGGACCCTCAGCCGCTATGCCCACTGGGTGGTAAGCCAGCCCCCTGATGCTCACCTCAAACCCCTCATGACTGAGCTGCTAAAACGCATCCTGGATGGTAATAAGAGGGTCCAAGAGGCAGCGTGCAG CGCTTTTGCCacactggaggaggaggcaTGTACAGAGCTGGTGCCTTATCTGAGCTTCATCCTCGACACACTGGTTTTTGCTTTCGGGAAGTATCAGCATAAGAACTTGCTCATCCTTTACGATGCCATAGGAACACTGGCAGACTCTGTGGGACACCATCTCAACCAGCCT GAGTACATACAGAAACTGATGCCTCCGCTGATAGCCAAGTGGAATGAGCTGAAGGATGAAGACAAAGATCTCTTCCCTCTGCTCGAGTGTCTGTCGTCTGTTGCCACGGCGCTGCAGAGCGGCTTCCTGCCCTACTGCGAGCCAGTCTACCAGCGCTGCGTCACTCTGGTCCAGAAGACACTGGCTCAGGCCATG ATGTACAGTCAGCAGCCAGACCAGTATGAAGCACCTGACAAGGACTTTATGATTGTGGCCCTGGATCTTCTGAGTGGCTTGGCTGAGGGACTTGGGGGCCATGTGGACACTCTCGTGGCTCGCAGTAACATTATGACTCTGCTTTTCCAGTGCATGCAG tcCCAGGATACGATGCCCGAAGTAAGACAGAGTTCATTTGCTCTACTTGGTGACTTGACCAAGGCTTGCTTCCCTCATGTCAAACCATGTATTG CTGAATTCATGCCAATCCTTGGGACAAATCTGAACCCGGAGTTCATTTCTGTCTGCAACAATGCTACCTGGGCCATAGGAGAGATTTGTATGCAGATGG TGTCATGTGAATTTTCAGGAGTGGAGATGCAGCCTTACATCGCTATGGTTCTGAGCCAGCTGGTTGAGATTATTAATCGACCCAACACCCCCAAAACTCTGCTGGAGAACACCG CCATCACCATAGGTCGTCTGGGATACGTGTGTCCCCAGGAGGTCGCTCCGATGCTGCCACAGTTTATCCGACCTTG GTGTACGTCTTTACGGAACATTCGTGACAACGAAGAGAAAGACTCTGCTTTCCGTGGGATTTGCATAATGATTGGTGTTAACCCAGGAGGTGTTGTGCAG gACTTCATCTTCTTCTGTGATGCGGTGGCCTCCTGGGTGAATCCTAAAGACGATCTGAGGGACATGTTCTACAAG ATCCTGCATGGTTTTAAGGAGCAGGTTGGGGAGGAGAACTGGCAGCAGTTCTCAGAGCAGTTCCCCCCACTGCTGAAGGAGAGACTGGCAGCCTGTTACGGAGTTTAG